The Haloterrigena turkmenica DSM 5511 genome includes the window TCGTCGGCGCCGACCGACCCCGCGAGCGGGCCGGCGTCGTCGGGAACGTCGGGCGCCCCGTCGCTTCCGGCCCCGGACGTCGTCGCTGTCTGGGTCGCTTCCAGGTCGTCCATCGAGAGTTCGATCTCGTCGACGTCGGGCGTGGACTCGCGCCCCTCGCCCGCCTCGGCGGCCCGGACGTCCGCTCCGGTGACGGCGCCGTCCTCGATGCGGGCGGCCAGTTCCTCGAGGGAGGCGTCGTCGTCCGAGAGATCCTCGAGCGACGTCGCGGCGGAGTCGATCGACGACTCGTCGGCGCTGCTCCCGGACGTGCTCGCGGAGTCCGTCGTGCTCGCAGCGTCGCTCACGTCGGCGGACGCAGCCGTCTCGGTCGACTCGATCGTGTCCGTCAATTCCGCCGCCGCATCGACCTCGACGTCGTCGGGCTCTCGCTCGTCGGTCGATGGGATCTCGTCCTCGTCGAACGCGGCCGTGACGTCGCCGTCCGTCTGGGTCGTCCCGTCCGTCGCTGCGGCTGTGGCGTCGTCCGCTCCGACCGTTCCATCGGCCGGTTCGCTCACCGCCGCAGCCGTCGGTTCATCAGCCGCCGTCCCGGCGTCGTCCGGCTCGGATTCGTACCCCGCACCCGTTGGCTCGTCCCCAGCTGTCGCGCCCTCGTCCGCGTCCGCGTTCGCCGATCCGGCTTTCGTCGCGTCGAGCGAGTCGAGGATGTCGTCGACGCTCTGATCGGAGACGACTCGCTGCGGGCCGCCGCCCGGCTCGAGGCTCCCGCTCGAGGCGCCGGCGTCGTCGACCGACTCGCTCGAGTCGGACGCCGAATCGGCCGCGGAGGGTTGGTTCGAAGACTCGTCGCTCATTGTGGAGGTCTGGCCGTGCCGAGACCATAATCTTTCCCCCCTGCGGTCGATTCGGCGTCCGGATCCGGCGCCGGCGTCCGAGTCGTCACTCGGCCAGCGGCGGCTCCGAGAGGACGACGTTGAGCACCGCGCCGAAGAGAATGAGCATGCCGGCGAAGTAGAGCCAGGTGACGAACAGCAGGACGACGCCGACGGCGCCGTAGGCCTGGTACTGGCCGGCGTTGGCCGCGTACAGTTGAAAGCCGGCCTGCAGAACCGTCCAGCCGATCGCGGCGACGGCGGCGCCAGGGAGCACGTCGGTGAACTCGACGGGGATCGGCGGCAACACGTAGTAGATCGGGAGAAACACGAGGACGAGTCCGGTCAGCAGGGTCAACCAGCTCAGCACGCCGGCGAAGGGAAGCACTTCGGCGGCGAAGCCGACGATCGTTCCGATCACGATCATCAGGGCTGTCGCGCCCGCGCCCGCGACGATCACGACGAGTCCGTCCCTGAGCTGGTCGACCAGCGACTCCTCGGCGACCTCGTCGTAGACCTTGTCGAAGGCGAGGCTGAGCCCGCGGAAGACCTTCAGCGCACCCCAGGCGGCGACGGCGAGCGCGACGACCGTCGCCTCCGCGCGACCGGATTCGGTCGTCAACGCGTCGGTGACCAGTTCCTCGCCCGCCGCCGGGAGGAAGTCGCCGGCGACCGTGATCAACCGCTGGGCGGCGTCCTCGCCGCCGAGCAGCGACCCGACGACGAGCGCGAGCAACACCAGCGGGATCAGCGAGACGAACGCGTAGTACGCGAAGGCGGCCGCGAGAAAGGAAATGTCGCGGTCGCTCGCCGTTCGATAGACTGCAGTGAGCGTCTCTCGAGCGTCCATACCGGGACGAGAACGGCCACGGGTAAATGGCTATCAATCCTCCGTAGTTTCAGAATCGCTGTTCGGTTCGCCGAATGATAGGTCGACCCGCACGCGTTCCGCTCCGGTCGCGACCCGCCCCCCGGCCGTCACCGCTCGCGACAGAAGTTGTGCGACGCGTAGACCGCGCCGTCGTCGTCGATGTAGACGCCGACGCCGCCGCGATCCCAGTCGGGCGTCCCCTGCTCGAGGATCGCGCGTCGGTGGTCGGTGGAGTTCATCCACTGGTTGACCAGCCCTTCGGCGAGGCCCTCCGCGGTCCGGTAGCGGACGGTCTCGTCGGCGGCCGAGTTGTCGACCGGACGATCGACCCACGTCAGGGCGATGTTCTCGCCGTAGCCCCGACAGTAGTTGTCGACGTCCTGGAACCGATCCATCGGCGCCTCGCCGTCGGGATTGATGTGGGCGAAGTACTCCCGCTGGGCCATGTCGTAGCTGTGGGCGCGGCCGACGGAGGCGATCGTTCCGTCCCACTCCAGGGGCTCGATGCCGTGTTCGGCCCGGCGATCGTTGACCTCGGCGTGGACGAAGTCCTCGACGGTCGCCGAGTCGACGGTCTCGACGTCGGTCTCGTAGCTCGAGTTGCCGGGGTCGTCGGGATCGGTGACGTCAGGGTTGCGCTCGCCCGCCGGCGGCGGGTCCGAACTCGGCGTCACGTCGCTGCCGATACCGCCGGGGCCCTCGAAATCGTCCGTGTCGACGCTCTCGAGGACCGCCGGGGCGAGGACGGCGGTTCCGAAGGCGAGGGCGCCGATCAGGGCGACGGCGACGAGCAAGCGGAGAAGCGATCGCAGAACGGCCCTGTCGTCGGAATCGGCACGATCGGATCCGGTGGTCGACCGGGACCGGGGACACATCGTCTGAAACGACTAGATCACGGGATAAGTGTCCCCTGATCGGTTGCAGCCGCTGATACATTTCTCGGGGAGAGACTGTCTCTATCTCGTACTGTTTTCAAAAGCACCACGTCTCGAGCAGCACGTTCACCGACGACGAATCGAACCGGACGTCCGACTGACACCCGGTCGCGCGACGGCCGTCAGTTCCCGTTCCGTGGCTCGCCGAAGATCGTCTCGTGGATGCCGATCACGAGGCCGGGGACGACCGCCATGAAGAGGTGTTCCTCGAGCGGGATGCCGGCGATATCGATTCCGGTTCGGAGTTTGATGTCGAAGACGCCGACGGCGAGCGTGTAGCGGTCCCAGAGGTAGGCGATCGGGTACAGCGCGAGGATCGTGACGCCGGCTTTCCGGAGCGCGTTCGCCCGTCGGAGGAGGACGGCGGCGACGGCCCCCCAGAACAGTTCCGTCGCGAGGTAGGTGTATCGGCCGAAAACGCTGATATCGGGCACCATACGGGCGATACAACGGCGAGGGCCAAAACGGTCACCCCTGCGCCCACCCGGCTAAAACGTGCGGTATGTTCAAAAGCCCGGCGGCAGTATATTCTCCCAGAAGGATGAATATCGCTGATATCGCCACCACGGAGTTCATCGAGGTCGACGTCGGGACGCGAATGGGGAAAGTCCGATCCATGTTCGAGGACGGCAACCCCAAGGGAATCATCGTCACTGACGACGGGGAGTACGAGGGCGTCATCAGCGAGCGGGAGGTCCTCCAGTCCCACGTCGAAGACGACGCCAAGGTGGCGGCGCTCATGAAACCCAGTCGGAACGCGCCGGCCCCGCAGGTCGACCGCAACGAGGACGTCCGGGAGACGGCCCGCGTGCTCGTCGAGAGCAACGCGAAGGTCGCCCCGGTCTTCGAGAACGGCGATCTCTGGGGCGTCATCACCGATGACGCCATCCTCGAGGCGGTCCTCGAGAACCTCGATACGCTCACCGTCGAGGACATCTACACGGCCGAGCCGGTCACCCTCAAGGAGGACGACGGGATCGGGCGGGCGATCAACCAGCTGCGCGAACACGGTATCTCCCGACTGCCCGTGCTCAACGAGAACGGCTACCTCTCGGGCGTCGTGACGACCCACGACATCGCCGACTT containing:
- a CDS encoding CAP domain-containing protein, with the protein product MCPRSRSTTGSDRADSDDRAVLRSLLRLLVAVALIGALAFGTAVLAPAVLESVDTDDFEGPGGIGSDVTPSSDPPPAGERNPDVTDPDDPGNSSYETDVETVDSATVEDFVHAEVNDRRAEHGIEPLEWDGTIASVGRAHSYDMAQREYFAHINPDGEAPMDRFQDVDNYCRGYGENIALTWVDRPVDNSAADETVRYRTAEGLAEGLVNQWMNSTDHRRAILEQGTPDWDRGGVGVYIDDDGAVYASHNFCRER
- a CDS encoding YihY/virulence factor BrkB family protein, whose amino-acid sequence is MDARETLTAVYRTASDRDISFLAAAFAYYAFVSLIPLVLLALVVGSLLGGEDAAQRLITVAGDFLPAAGEELVTDALTTESGRAEATVVALAVAAWGALKVFRGLSLAFDKVYDEVAEESLVDQLRDGLVVIVAGAGATALMIVIGTIVGFAAEVLPFAGVLSWLTLLTGLVLVFLPIYYVLPPIPVEFTDVLPGAAVAAIGWTVLQAGFQLYAANAGQYQAYGAVGVVLLFVTWLYFAGMLILFGAVLNVVLSEPPLAE
- a CDS encoding lycopene cyclase domain-containing protein yields the protein MVPDISVFGRYTYLATELFWGAVAAVLLRRANALRKAGVTILALYPIAYLWDRYTLAVGVFDIKLRTGIDIAGIPLEEHLFMAVVPGLVIGIHETIFGEPRNGN